atgtTATATTTTGCGAGTGATCATATTAAACTGGTTCTACTATGATTCTTAGTCACTTATTAGGGTTCCTCCTAACGTGTCCGAGATTAACAGCTGACATTTGTTTGCTCACGATACAATAAGCTGCTGTCACTTCACAACTGGCTGTTACAAAACGAGCTCGCGACGCTCTTTACAAATTTTGCAAATGAGCCAAAACGGAGCATATATTGATTATTTAATCAAGTTGTAttgatacctacctacgtgGGAGTATCATTAGTCATCCTTtgattcattcataattttgtttacatttttaaatatttgttcgcAGCGCCTAGAATGGAATTCGACGGATGCTCATACGGAACTATGCCAGTTGAAAGGAAAATCATTAGACGAATGTCAAAACTACCCCCGTGTAGCAGCGAGGTCGCACGGGCGATTGCTAGTCTGCGGCACCAACGCGTTCAAACCGCTGTGCAGGCGGTACGCCCGGCACCCACCGACGCAACACCTGGAGGAGTTCGACGGCACCGGCCGCTGCCCCTACGATCCGCAACACAATTCGACCGCCATATTTGCCGGTAAGCTTCAAAGCTACTATTATTCCCTTCTAAATGCCAGTGATGAGCTTAACCTTTATGAATCGAACAATTTCCTGGCTGCGGCGTGATCACACATAGCAATGATCATCTAAGGAGCAGGCACGACGCCGCGCCACCCAGAGAGGGGTTGCACCGAACACGACGCGACGCCGCGATATGAATCAATTTATAGCCTTTACAGTTAGTCCTATCCAACCCACATTAGATGCcgttatattctgaaattctaGTGATAATCTGCAAATATAATACGCTATAATAAGAAGTAAAATGAACTACGTGCACTTCAAAACCGCAATTCAAATTACAGTTAAACTTAATGACAGTAAGTTCGAGTATTGTACCCACAGTACAGACACGAATGGGATGAAGAAACCGCATAATTAGTGGCACGATTCCTTATTTGAGTCTTACCTATCCGTTAATGGACTCTGCTGTAATTTGCATAACATTGAAACAACTGAATGTCTAACCTACTTACTTTCACTATTTTTACGACACAACATAAGCGTGCATGCCTTTGGCATTCTCAGCAGAAGAGCTTGTAGGTCTACTCGTAGtgattaaatataggtacttaatactatTTACGGCAACTTTACACAAGTAGTACAGATAatgttaaagtacctacctatgtcttAAAATAAACGTATTGTCGTAAAACAGCATGTAACAAGACATATTGAAAACTCTATAAATACGAGTAGCACGTATGACGAACTACCTACTCATTAATTTGCTTTTGGTAGTTGGTGATTTCGATTTGTTTTGTAAGTTAAACTGTCTTTTTCTAGACGGTCAATTGTATACGGCGACGGCGGCGGACTTTTCCGGCACGGACCCGCTGATCTACCGCGAGCCGGTGCGCACGGAGCGCTCCGACCTGCGCCTGCTCAACGACCCCTCGTTCGTTGGCGCAGTCGCATCCACTAGCCACGTCTACTTCTTCTATCGCGAAACCGCCGTCGAATACATGAACTGTGGCAAGGTAACTCAAACTACCAAGTATGTTATTACGTCAATTCCAAAATTACATACGCTATTTAATGCTGTAATGCTTCAAGAGTAATCTGAGGTTTACTCAACGATAATCATGGCGGTTAACTAATATGTTACGATCGCTGTTTTTTATAGTTAAGTACTGCTCGCTAActtttattatttctattacAGTCGGTGTATTCGAGAGTAGCCAGAGTGTGTCTAAAAGATAAAGGAGGGCCACACACATTTAGTGACCGGTGGACCTCGTTTATGAAGACCCGTTTAAACTGTTCCATGTCTGGAGAATATCCGTTTTATTTTGATGAAATTCGTAAGTATTGTTGTTGATGTGACAACTCGTTAAGCTATCTGTTATGATGGATACATAAATTAcgtatttaaattatttcagaAGCGACAACGGAATTAATCAACGGTATTTATGGGAGTGGCAGCAGCAGAAATGATATCATATATGCAGTATTTACTACACCGCAAAATGCTATCGGAGGCTCAGCAGTGTGCGCCTTTGCTATGAGAGATATTTTAGACGCATTTGAAGGGCCGTTCAAAGGCCAAGAAAGCATGAACTCTAACTGGTTGCCGTTAGAAAAGGATAAAGTTCCTGAACCTAGGCCGGGGGCCTGCGTTGAAGACAGCCGGACACTATCCGACTCGGGGGTCAACTTTATTAAAACGCATCCCCTGATGGATAAGTCAGTTTCGTCGTTCCTCCAGAGGCCAATCTTGACAAGAGTTAGTTTACAATATAGATTCTCAGCTATCGCTGTACACCCTCAAGTACAAGCCATGAATGGTAACAAATACGACGTTATATACGTCGGAACAGACGACGGTAGAGTAATAAAAGCGGTCAACGTTGCAGCCAACGATGGTGTTTTCGATTCCAGTAGCGATGAATACAGTAGAAACCCCGTGAGGACGGCCGTGATTTCCGAGGTACAAGTGCTACCTCAAGGCGTCCCGATCAAGCAGATGCACGTGGCCCTCACTACGGAGAAATTAATAATAGCGTCGGGTGACATCATTAAAGCCGTCTCGCTATCACACTGCGGCAACGTGCAATCGTGCAGGTATAGCAGCATTTTATTGTTTACTTTTGTCTTTTTGTCTTATCAGTTAAGTACTTGGAACAGCAATGAAAGTACATATCCGATACGTCAACTGGCACACCCAAGCTATCTcactatttataattattatcttaCTGTGCTGATTAGATATTATTAACTTCCAGGGAATGTGTGTCGCTGCAAGACCCTCACTGCGCATGGGACTCGAAGCAACAACAATGCGCTTGGGTCGGAAACAGACAATTTCCGAACCCGGAGAGATTCCTACAAAATGTAGAGAACGGAAAGACTGAAATATGTAATAAACTTCCCGCCCTTTTACCTGGCGACCGATATAGTAATAGAAACCCGGGCACTAAAAAGCCCGTGATATCCGAACCCGACACACGAAAGACTGATGACATTCAAAATGAAATATTAATAGAAGTTGTCGAAACAAATGTTCTCTCCGAAGAGAAAACTAACAAACACGAAACAGGTAAATAATAGTAGACTGTATAATAAGAGCCAATTAACAGGTTAAAAAATCCTGTTAATTGTAGTAATAAGTGTAAACACTAACATAGCTATAAGTACATACTAACAATATCTATGAGTCAAAgttacttgaaataaatgatttattattattaaataaaaaagctgTTACcattggtaacaacttggtggtaactgcTGTGAATAACCCATCTTTTGCAgtttatctatttttttataaatgttgcGTTTTCTgattaaaatcaaaatttaatcCCATTTTTAGATGAAAATGACTAGAAGTCCATaattttaaatcataaaaacgtcgatattattataataagtgTTGATTTGTGTGCAGATTCGCTAACAGTCGCCGCCGCCGAGGGCAACATCTACAGCGCACAGGCGCTCATGACCGCCGTGGTGGCGTCCTGCCTGGTCACCCTCATGGTGGGATTCGTCATCGGGTACCTTTTCTCTCGGCGATTTCGACACCCATTTTTTACCGATACCTCACCGTTCAATGAACAACACAATCATTTAAACAGGTAATTAGGAATGATTTCTTCGTATTATCAATATCAATGATTATTTCGATTATGttaatacctacaaaaataGATTTTTAATGAGTCTTAATGATTTCAATAAGTGGCTCGTTTATAAACCGTCTCAACTTACTGTTAATCATTTATTAAGCCGTTTTTGTCATAGACGAATgttaaaaaatgtcaaaaaaatatataaacaaatatattaaaattacgcATTTGCTTCCAGGTTAAGCCCGCTAGAAACACCATTGAATGCTAATTCAGGGTACCTGCCGCCACGTTCCAAAAACGTGAACATGGTCGCGAACGTGTGTCCGCTCGCCAAGCAGGACAACCTGCACCTCGAGCTGGGCAAGGAGCGCACCCTCGACCTCCGCAACTCCACGGAGTCCCTCGACAAGGATCTCAAGTGCGGCACGCTAcagaaagttaaaaagacttacaTTTGAAACCTACCCAAGCAAACCTTTTACGGGTCCATTACAAAGTGATAAACATTGCGTGCCAAGGCTTCCGACGAGTCGGGTCGGACTAGTGTTACAGTGAATTGTGTGCAACTCTTGTAAATATTGTGATGTATAGTTGACGGACAACAATAAATACGTATCACGGGGACGTTAACGTGCGCCGAGATTGaagcattttatttatagacTTATGAGATGTAGAAATCGACTAATTAATAAATGATTGAAGAATGAACGAGGTGTTTAACACTAAAACTGAATTTGTTGTGAAAAATACACACTGactgttatatttaaatataaacaatttACCGTGTTATATGGTATTCTATCGGTTTTAGTATTGAATATCTATTTAAAACATTCCATAGGTAATTACAATAGAAATATAATGCATTGAgctatgtaaatattatattaaatttgtatatAATGCTGAAATAGCTAGCAGGGAGAGCTAATATCATACTCGTTATTCAGGTCTGTGAAGTTAATCAATACATATGTTGGAtcatagtagaaaaaaaatataggaaAATTAGATTGTACAAGTTTTCTATTACGTAGATGCAGAGTAGATCAAGCTCAAGAAAAGTtacatattacaaatatatTGAAACAAATCATATTATAAATTTCGTTAACTATACAATTATTATAGCATTAAAATTGCTGTGCTAAGTGCATAGTGCCTTGTAGGTTGCCAATTTAGTGcctaaaatgtatgaaaatcggGTATAAAGAAATATATATCCTGGTGATTATAATTCAAGCTGCATCAAATTACTTAAACATTATTTCAACTAGTGACATGtatgtttttataattataataatgtaaatattattaaatggtATTAGATATATCAATATCATATGCTTCCCTGCATGGTTACGAAAACATTTACTCCTGTTTCATATAAAATTAGCACAACAATTACTTTGATTAGCTTTCATAATCATATTCTGAGTGTGCAACTACCTACtcataatttatttcaataaccAGAACTTGAGTGACCTAAATCATTATATTAAGGTAAATTGGGCTGAAATAACCACCAGAGATCTAAAAATTAGCAAGTTTTCCCACCGtgaaataaagttttaagaTAAGGAGGTAATCTGTTCGTGTACATATTATTACTACTTGACTAGCAGTAGAAAATAATGCTATTATATAGTATcatgacatttaaatcaatgttactattataattttattttaaatatttacctattttctACATAAGTTTTCAAGCAATTGTAAAATTGTGATGTTTGAACAACAGAAATCAAGAAATCCAGTATACTCAAAAtcacttttgttttaaatattttttatattgtagtgaatcaattaaatatttagcaaTTTTATCAATTTCCAATAATACTGGAGAAATAAAAGTATTATTACATTATGACGGAGTTTCCATTCATCTCACAGATTTTCCAAGACCCAACATTAACTTTAAGAAGAACATTAACTTTGGTTTATTCCCTGCTGTTACAACCAACTTGTTACCATTGGTAACAGCTGGATTTTTTCCTcatcttttaccactggtaacaactgagGAAAAAACATCAACATGACGTACACCAACATGAGAGCAAtaaggcgtccataggctacggtgactgcttaccatcaggctggccgtatgcttgtttgccaccgatgtggtattaaaaaaaagtagtttGTATTCTAATCCATTTAACAATTATGTAATAAATGTAGCTGATACTGGACAGCTACATTTGTGGTAACACTATCTGGCTTGGTGGTAACAGatgcaaataggtaggtaacaatTTGGTAGTTACCACCAGTGGAAATTAGGTATAGTAGTTCAGAGGTACCAAGTACCTATACttcaaaaaatttaattacttaaatgGAACTCCTAACCCAGCATCTGCATCGATCGATAGGATAAGATTTTTTACTTAATATTTCAGAGAAATTGCAGTTTGGCATGATTTTATCATCAAAGTTTTTCGGAaaaattcatcatcttcctcgcgttgtcccggcattttgccacggctcatgggagcctggggtccgcttggcaactaatcactgccatctgaccttccaacccagagggtaaactaggcccgtattgggattagtccggtttcctcacgatgttttccttcaccgaaaagcgactggtaaatatcaaatgatatttcgtacataagttccgaaaaactcattggtacgagccggggttcgaacccgcgacctcaggattgaaagtcgcacgttcttaccgctaggccaccagcgccacTTTTTTTCGGAGAAATTAATTTTCGTTATTTATTTCTACAACAAAAATATCTCCCTAATGTTTCCTTTCTATCAAAATGGAATACCTTGTGGTGGAGACCATAAACACATGACTACAGAAATGTTCATTTATTCTATATTACTTTACATAGGTAGTTATACCATACGAGTGTCACTGTTTTAACCATTTGATCGCCAAAGACGTGAACTGACGTGCGCAGCTACAGTCTAATATCAACCTTTGTGCATTCCGACTATTTCTGCAAAGATTCAAAATGACGCGCTACACACAggcatttaacacattcagggccagcgcgagctacgcgctacgagcgtagccgataacacgggaaaaacggtatgtagcgaaaagcgcctacaaacagtgaactcccgactagcgagtcgctggcactgaatgtgttaaaggatTAAGTACTTtccatataattaatataattacataGAAACTGACGCTTTTCAACTGCACTTGTGACAATATTTGTATCAATAACAACACCATCATTACAAGCAATTGCTTCTTCTTTCAAATCTGGGCACCCCTCATGGAGTAAAATAAAGTTATGAAGCACACATGAAGCATATATCAGTGTTTTAACAGTTTCAGGCCTGTTGATGTCAATATTATTTAACTTTCTAAATCTCTCCTTAAGCAGCTCAAACGCATGACCAATATATGAGCGAGCTTTCCAGTGCACCTCGTTGAACTTCATCTCTTCACTGGTCAGTAATTCTTCACTTGAAAAAGGTGTAATCAAATTTTTCCTCAACTTATACTGAGAGTCACCTAGTATGTGATTTTCAAAATCAACAAAATTCTTCAGCTCCTGAGCAAGTTTACTTTCTTTAAATACTCTTCCTTTCCTTGTTCTTCCAATTTCACCCACATGAATATCTATAAACATGAGTGACTCGTCGCAGACTGCCTGAAGAAGTACTATTTCAGGTTTCgattttttatttcttatagACGACACCTTTAATCTGCAAGCGTCAATGAAACCCACACAATTTGGAAATTTGAATCTATTATTAACTTTCACCCTTGTGAGATGCTGCTCTTCTATTGATGGCCAGCTGATAAAATTATATCTTTGCTCCGTTAACAGTGTAGCAATTTCATGGAATATCACATTCACTGTTGATTTATGCAGGTTGAACAGGAGACCAACTTCGCTGCAAGATGATGAGTTGATCAACAGCCAAAGAAAGACATGAACTTTTTTATCTAACGGCACAATGCTTCCAGTTTTTATTAAGTCTTTCAAAAAGTTGATGAGAGCCTGAAATTTAAAGGAAACACTTGTTTAATACAGTTTCTTCTAACAAAAGTATtgattattttgtattacttgATGCGCAGATATGTGGCATAATATGCTAATcatttttacaatttatatGAATTACATCCCCAACATAGGTTGTCATTCTAGTCTAGCAGAAAGCCCCATACAATTAATGTTAGTAGCAATTCTGATCAAAAATCTAAGCTAGACATAATTGTTGCAATTTATTATGATATAAAAATCAATCATTTCATATCTGTTTGTATATAAACTTACCTCCACTGtggt
This region of Cydia amplana chromosome 4, ilCydAmpl1.1, whole genome shotgun sequence genomic DNA includes:
- the LOC134663178 gene encoding semaphorin-1A-like; its protein translation is MAVARAVLVLLASTAQAWMPDANARIHIKYGDETSEQFVGDAAAPDHFRILDKDDFSIILGGRNTVYNLSLYDLSENLDQRLEWNSTDAHTELCQLKGKSLDECQNYPRVAARSHGRLLVCGTNAFKPLCRRYARHPPTQHLEEFDGTGRCPYDPQHNSTAIFADGQLYTATAADFSGTDPLIYREPVRTERSDLRLLNDPSFVGAVASTSHVYFFYRETAVEYMNCGKSVYSRVARVCLKDKGGPHTFSDRWTSFMKTRLNCSMSGEYPFYFDEIQATTELINGIYGSGSSRNDIIYAVFTTPQNAIGGSAVCAFAMRDILDAFEGPFKGQESMNSNWLPLEKDKVPEPRPGACVEDSRTLSDSGVNFIKTHPLMDKSVSSFLQRPILTRVSLQYRFSAIAVHPQVQAMNGNKYDVIYVGTDDGRVIKAVNVAANDGVFDSSSDEYSRNPVRTAVISEVQVLPQGVPIKQMHVALTTEKLIIASGDIIKAVSLSHCGNVQSCRECVSLQDPHCAWDSKQQQCAWVGNRQFPNPERFLQNVENGKTEICNKLPALLPGDRYSNRNPGTKKPVISEPDTRKTDDIQNEILIEVVETNVLSEEKTNKHETDSLTVAAAEGNIYSAQALMTAVVASCLVTLMVGFVIGYLFSRRFRHPFFTDTSPFNEQHNHLNRLSPLETPLNANSGYLPPRSKNVNMVANVCPLAKQDNLHLELGKERTLDLRNSTESLDKDLKCGTLQKVKKTYI
- the LOC134647615 gene encoding uncharacterized protein LOC134647615, translated to MDSISKKFITEMFLDSDSVTSINRLVVAVAKVVNENVENISTINEIFQKEYDQGLLPNEQNQKKAQHGLSVSRTSKNFYEESVIHFTNDDYVEMLKMKKTTVEALINFLKDLIKTGSIVPLDKKVHVFLWLLINSSSCSEVGLLFNLHKSTVNVIFHEIATLLTEQRYNFISWPSIEEQHLTRVKVNNRFKFPNCVGFIDACRLKVSSIRNKKSKPEIVLLQAVCDESLMFIDIHVGEIGRTRKGRVFKESKLAQELKNFVDFENHILGDSQYKLRKNLITPFSSEELLTSEEMKFNEVHWKARSYIGHAFELLKERFRKLNNIDINRPETVKTLIYASCVLHNFILLHEGCPDLKEEAIACNDGVVIDTNIVTSAVEKRQFLCNYINYMEST